In the genome of Cupriavidus taiwanensis, one region contains:
- a CDS encoding DUF2846 domain-containing protein, whose protein sequence is MKQVARMLVAAVAVTSLLAGCASGVKHSEMAASIPTVKAGEGRVYFLRSASMLGAAIQPDIRLNNEVVGESKPGGFFFVDRPAGKYVASAATETEKTLSFVLDAGETKYVRSSPSLGLMVGRVVLELETPEKAKEELSSLSYTGVPVKTAAK, encoded by the coding sequence ATGAAACAAGTCGCACGCATGCTGGTTGCCGCGGTAGCCGTTACGTCGCTGCTGGCTGGTTGCGCCTCCGGGGTCAAGCATAGCGAGATGGCCGCATCGATTCCGACTGTGAAGGCGGGCGAAGGGCGCGTCTACTTTCTGCGGTCCGCATCGATGCTCGGCGCTGCCATTCAGCCCGATATCCGTCTGAACAACGAAGTAGTGGGCGAATCGAAGCCCGGTGGCTTCTTCTTTGTCGATCGTCCGGCTGGCAAGTACGTCGCGTCGGCTGCTACGGAAACCGAGAAGACGCTCAGTTTCGTGCTTGATGCCGGCGAAACGAAATACGTGAGAAGCTCGCCTTCGCTGGGTCTGATGGTGGGCCGTGTCGTGCTCGAACTCGAGACGCCCGAAAAAGCGAAGGAAGAACTATCTTCGCTGAGCTACACCGGTGTGCCTGTCAAGACCGCTGCCAAGTAA
- a CDS encoding alpha/beta fold hydrolase, translating to MSTSNSKSRASSKGVFATLASVAAAAGTAAWVHHRARQAERDHPPQGSFLTVDGVQLHYIDEGEGPAVVLLHGNAVLLQDYVASGLLRSLSRRHRVILFDRPGFGHSQRPRDRRWTPRAQAALLRKALAQLGVERPLVVGHSLGTLVALGMALESTVDVRGLVLISGYYYPSARVDVLLTSPAAIPVVGDALRYTVAPLAGRLLLKRALRQMFAPAQTPPIFFDLISREMLLRPSQINAAAEDAAFMIPAVSEFRELYAGLQVPVTLVAGAGDKMVDAASHSTALHRELPNSTLVLVPGVGHMVHYAATEDIARTVERMTGASGAPFIQSVQ from the coding sequence ATGTCCACGTCCAACAGCAAGTCCCGTGCATCGTCAAAGGGTGTGTTCGCTACTTTGGCCAGCGTCGCTGCAGCGGCTGGCACCGCCGCGTGGGTGCATCACCGCGCGCGCCAGGCAGAGCGTGACCATCCACCGCAGGGAAGCTTTCTCACGGTCGACGGGGTGCAATTGCATTACATCGACGAAGGCGAAGGTCCAGCTGTGGTGCTCCTTCACGGCAATGCAGTGCTGCTTCAGGACTATGTCGCCAGTGGATTGCTAAGATCTTTATCCAGGCGGCACCGGGTCATCCTGTTCGACCGCCCCGGCTTTGGGCATAGCCAACGCCCGCGGGACCGTCGGTGGACACCCCGCGCGCAGGCGGCTTTGTTGCGAAAAGCCTTGGCACAGCTGGGGGTCGAGCGTCCCCTGGTAGTAGGGCATTCACTGGGCACACTGGTGGCGCTTGGCATGGCGCTTGAATCCACAGTTGACGTTCGCGGCCTTGTGCTGATTTCCGGCTACTACTATCCATCCGCAAGGGTGGACGTCCTGCTGACTTCGCCTGCAGCCATCCCTGTGGTAGGTGACGCGCTCCGCTATACCGTGGCGCCCCTGGCCGGACGACTGCTTCTGAAGCGCGCGTTGCGGCAAATGTTCGCCCCGGCGCAGACCCCCCCGATCTTTTTTGACTTGATTTCCCGCGAGATGCTGCTGCGACCGTCGCAGATCAATGCTGCGGCGGAGGATGCGGCATTCATGATCCCAGCCGTTTCAGAATTCCGCGAGCTGTATGCCGGACTGCAAGTTCCCGTGACGCTGGTGGCGGGAGCGGGGGATAAAATGGTCGACGCAGCCTCGCATTCGACCGCACTGCATCGTGAATTGCCAAATAGTACGCTGGTGCTCGTTCCCGGCGTGGGCCACATGGTCCACTATGCGGCGACGGAGGATATCGCGCGGACAGTGGAACGAATGACGGGCGCCTCAGGTGCACCGTTCATCCAATCTGTTCAATGA
- a CDS encoding LacI family DNA-binding transcriptional regulator, with translation MPERKRLTLKDLAAEIDVHYSTVSRVMNPATRHLVAEDVAARVLAVAEARGFSPNRIAAGLRTQRSGLIGVVLPDIANPVFPPILAGIEVVLAQQGYVPIVVNAGSDKRRQRFVIDQLLGRQVEGLVLATAEREDPLLEYCLARHVPVVTVNRGEGSGSVSSVVSDSVRAMQLTVDHLMELGHRRIGHIAGPASLSTGYLRREGFIQAVRRHRLRRADWHVVEASSYSRNAGRVACAQLMTVFPALTAIAAANDLVAMGCYDHLREQGLHCPDDISVIGHNDMPFVDALTPPLTTIRIAVHEMGEEAARLLLRKISKPASDPVTVQLQPHLIVRGSTAAPRKA, from the coding sequence ATGCCCGAGCGCAAGCGCCTCACCCTCAAAGACCTGGCTGCCGAGATCGACGTGCATTATTCGACCGTGTCGCGGGTGATGAACCCGGCGACGCGGCATCTCGTGGCAGAAGACGTGGCGGCGCGCGTGCTGGCCGTTGCCGAGGCGCGCGGCTTTTCCCCCAACCGCATTGCCGCCGGCCTGCGCACCCAGCGCTCCGGGCTGATCGGCGTGGTGCTGCCCGATATTGCCAACCCCGTGTTTCCGCCGATCCTGGCCGGGATCGAGGTGGTGCTGGCGCAGCAGGGCTATGTGCCGATCGTGGTCAACGCGGGCAGCGACAAGCGCCGGCAGCGGTTCGTGATCGACCAGCTGCTCGGGCGGCAGGTCGAAGGGCTGGTGCTGGCCACCGCCGAACGCGAGGATCCGTTGCTCGAGTATTGCCTGGCACGGCACGTCCCCGTGGTGACAGTCAACCGCGGCGAAGGGTCGGGCAGCGTGTCCTCGGTCGTGAGCGACAGCGTGCGGGCCATGCAGCTGACCGTCGATCACCTGATGGAGCTCGGTCATCGCCGCATCGGGCATATCGCCGGGCCGGCATCGCTGTCAACCGGCTACCTGCGCCGCGAGGGCTTTATCCAGGCCGTCAGGCGCCATCGCCTGCGTCGCGCGGACTGGCACGTGGTCGAGGCATCCAGCTATTCCCGCAATGCGGGCCGGGTCGCCTGCGCGCAACTGATGACCGTGTTTCCCGCCCTGACCGCGATTGCGGCGGCCAACGACCTGGTCGCGATGGGCTGCTACGACCACCTGCGCGAGCAGGGCCTGCATTGCCCCGACGACATCTCGGTCATCGGCCACAACGATATGCCATTCGTCGATGCCCTGACGCCGCCGCTGACGACGATCCGGATCGCCGTGCACGAGATGGGCGAGGAGGCGGCGCGCCTTCTGCTCAGGAAGATCAGCAAGCCGGCCTCCGATCCGGTCACCGTGCAATTGCAGCCCCACCTCATCGTGCGGGGTTCCACGGCGGCGCCGCGCAAGGCGTGA